One genomic window of Osmia bicornis bicornis chromosome 5, iOsmBic2.1, whole genome shotgun sequence includes the following:
- the LOC114878163 gene encoding protein bric-a-brac 2-like isoform X6: MTQQSGAGSPQQFCLRWNNYQTNLTNVFDQLLQSESFVDVTLACDGHSVKAHKMVLSACSPYFQALFFDNPCQHPIVIMKDIKWPELKAAVEFMYKGEINVSQEQIGPLLKVAESLKIRGLADVNSEHELTSRSSLEEAANAANAAMHRKKRRRISGERSPPNSSPDRIVSGNLADDQDGSSSGAGVIMPDIHSMLPSSSTPRSIGSPGTPNVSVTPQINLQELPVSLPLPPPPPPPPQGQQQSSHSVSAHHVPGHVTSGPHASVNHLTAHGQQLTVQQQQQHQQQQQQQQQQQQQQQQQQQQQQHHQQGAAGQPNPGDDLEIKPGIAEMIREEERVSSRQWNANLDQVSDRSHANKPSPTR, from the coding sequence ATGACGCAACAAAGCGGCGCTGGGTCGCCCCAGCAATTTTGCCTGAGGTGGAACAATTACCAAACGAATCTGACCAATGTGTTCGATCAGTTGTTGCAGAGCGAGAGTTTCGTCGACGTGACCCTTGCTTGCGACGGACACAGCGTCAAGGCCCACAAGATGGTACTGTCCGCCTGCAGTCCGTACTTTCAAGCATTATTCTTCGACAATCCTTGCCAGCATCCGATCGTGATCATGAAGGATATCAAGTGGCCAGAGTTGAAGGCCGCGGTCGAGTTCATGTACAAAGGCGAGATAAACGTGTCCCAGGAGCAGATCGGCCCTTTACTAAAGGTCGCGGAGAGCCTGAAGATCCGCGGTTTAGCGGACGTGAACAGCGAGCACGAGCTTACCTCGAGATCGAGCTTGGAGGAGGCGGCGAATGCAGCGAACGCGGCGATGCACAGGAAGAAACGACGTCGAATATCCGGCGAGAGATCGCCGCCTAACAGCAGCCCCGATCGGATCGTTAGCGGCAATTTGGCGGACGATCAAGATGGTAGCAGCAGCGGGGCGGGCGTGATCATGCCTGACATTCACAGCATGCTACCCAGCAGCTCGACTCCTCGATCCATCGGCTCCCCTGGTACGCCCAACGTCTCCGTAACACCGCAGATCAACCTCCAAGAACTTCCGGTATCGTTGCCTCTgccaccgccgccgccgccaccCCCTCAGGGACAGCAGCAGAGTTCGCACTCGGTATCCGCTCACCACGTGCCCGGCCACGTGACTTCCGGTCCCCACGCCTCAGTCAACCACCTGACCGCTCACGGCCAGCAGCTAACCGttcagcaacagcagcaacatcaacaacaacaacaacaacagcagcagcagcagcagcaacaacagcagcaacagcaacagcagcagcatcATCAGCAAGGAGCTGCCGGTCAACCGAACCCCGGAGACGATCTGGAGATCAAGCCTGGCATCGCCGAGATGATTCGCGAGGAGGAAAGG